CTGTATACATCCGGAAGGTCGGATCTTCTTCAGCTAAACGCCCTAGAGCAGTTCCCATTTTTTCTTGGTCAGCCTTGGTCTTCGGTTCGACCGCAATCGAGATAACCGGGTCAGGGAAGACCATGGATTCAAGAATAATCGCGTTCTTCTCATCACAAAGCGTGTCGCCAGTCGTAGTGTCTTTCAAACCAACAGCAGCAGCGATATCACCGGTATAAACTATTTCAATCTCTTCGCGGTGATTAGCGTGCATCTGTAGAATTCGACCGATCCGCTCGCGTTTGCCCTTAGTGGAGTTATACACATAAGAGCCCGAAGCGAGAGTGCCGGAGTACACACGGAAAAACGCCAATTTACCAACATACGGGTCAGCCATAATCTTAAACGCCAAAGCAGAAAATGGCAATTCGTCACTAGGATCGCGATGATCCGGTTCATTGGTATCCGGGTCAACACCGTTAATGGCGCCAATATCGGTCGGAGCCGGCATGTACGCAATAACTGCATCCAGCAGCGCCTGAACACCTTTGTTCTTGTATGACGACCCGCAAATGACCGGCGTCATTTTGCAAGCGATAGTCGCCTTGCGGATCCCCTGTTTAATTTCCTCGACGGTAAGCTCTTCACCTTCGAGGTATTTCATCATTAGCGCATCGTCGCTTTCCGCCACCGCGTCAAGCAGTTGCAGGCGATATATCTCAGCCTGTTCCTGCAAGTCTTCAGGAATCTCAGCTTCAACAGCCGTGCCCTTATCATCAACATAAACCCTGGACTTCATGGTAATCAGGTCAACAGACCCCTTGAAGGTGTCTTCTGAACCAATCGGCAGTTGAATAGGAACCGCATTGGCTCCCAGGCGAGATTTCATCATATCTACAACGCGATAAAAGTCGGCGCCGGTGATATCCATTTTGTTAACATATGCCATACGAGGAACATTATATTTATCCGCTTGACGCCAAACCGTTTCCGACTGCGGTTCTACGCCACCTTTTGCGCAAAATACGGCGACCGAGCCGTCAAGCACTCTTAGCGAACGTTCTACCTCAACAGTAAAGTCCACGTGCCCTGGTGTGTCAATAATGTTTACACGATGCCCATCCCATTGACAGGTAGTGGCCGCAGAGGTAATCGTGATACCTCTCTCTTGTTCCTGCACCATCCAGTCCATCGTCGCAGCGCCATCATGCACTTCACCAATCTTGTGAGTCTTGCCTGTGTAAAATAAAATCCGTTCGGTCGTAGTGGTTTTGCCGGCGTCAATATGTGCCATGATGCCTATGTTCCGAGTTTTTTCAAGCGGAAACTTTCTGGCCACTAACCTCACTCCTTATTATCCGGAAAAGCCTATTTGCGGAACCACTCCGCAAGGTTTACCAACGATAGTGGGCAAACGCTTTGTTGGCTTCCGCCATTTTATGGGTATCTTCTTTTTTCTTAATAGAAGCTCCAGTATTGTTCGCAGCATCCATTAGCTCAGCAGCCAAGCGTTCATGCATGGTTTTTTCGCCACGTTTGCGGGAATAACCAACAACCCAGCGAATCCCCAGCGACAAACGACGATCCGGGCGAACTTCCACCGGCACTTGATAGTTTGCTCCACCAACACGGCGAGCGCGAACCTCCAGGACTGGCATAACATTTTTCAAAGCTAATTCGAAAAGTTCAAGTGGATCTTTACCAGTCTTAGCCCGAATAATATCAAAGGCATCATATACAATGTTTTCAGCAATGCCTTTTTTGCCATCCATCATGATTTTATTAACGAAACGCGTAACCAATTTGGAGCTGTATACCGGATCCGGCAATACATCCCGTTTCGGTACTCCACCTTTTCTAGGCATCGTTTACCTCCTTATCCCCGCAGCCCAAAGGACCACAGTGCTATATTTACTTCTTCTTCGCACGTTTTGCGCCATATTTCGATCTGCTTTGGTTACGTTTCTGCACACCAGCAGTATCAAGCGCACCGCGGATAATGTGATAACGAACACCTGGTAAGTCTTTTACCCTACCACCCCTGATCAGAACAACAGAGTGCTCTTGCAAGTTGTGGCCAATCCCAGGGATGTAAGCGGTAACCTCAATGGCGTTGGTCAGCCTGATACGAGCCACTTTCCGCAAAGCGGAGTTAGGCTTTTTAGGGGTAGTTGTGTACACCCTAGTGCAGACGCCGCGTTTTTGAGGACATTCCTTCAGAGCAGGAGCTGTCGATTTTTTTTCCAGTTCTTCTCTGCCTTTACGTACCAATTGATTAATAGTCGGCATTTGCGCACCTCCTTCCCGATTATCATGATTCATTTATAAACAAATCATTCCCAGCCAAAACCAGAAACAATCCGCCTAACAGAGAAACTACTTTAAACACGCCACAGCCGCGGCCCCAACTTCTATACCGCAAGCTTTTCCGAGTTCAAGCATCGATAAACTATTGTCTACAGCAATTTTCTCACGAATACACACTTCTGTTACCGGCAAAAGTAGGCGCTGATCTGCATCATTCGCCAAATACACGATAGCAGCAAGCCCTTTTTCCACTGCTTTAACCGTCTGTTTGGCACCGACAACTTTTTTGGCGTTTTTTAGATCAGCAATGCTCATAAGCACCAAACCTCTTGCCAAATCTGGCATGTATTGAGAAAAACCCTATTAGACACTCTAATATTCTATCATCTGACATTCCAACTGTCAATAAAACTTCAATAGATTATAGAGGTCTGCGAGAGAAAATTTCTCTTGCAGACCTCTAAGAATATTTATTGAACCTCTGTCGGAATAAGCTTCTTAATCCGAATGTTGCGGTAGCGGCTCATGCCAGTTCCCGCAGGGACAAGTTTGCCGATAATGACGTTTTCTTTTAACCCGAGTAATGGATCAATTTTACCTTTGATTGCTGCCTCAGTTAAGACCCTAGTCGTTTCTTGGAATGAGGCCGCCGAAAGGAAGGAGTCTGTAGCCAATGAAGCCTTGGTAATCCCTAAAAGGATTGGACGAGCAACGGCAGGCTCGCCGCCGTTATCCATAGCTGCCGCATTTTGCTCCTCAAAAGTTGAGATGTCGATATATTCACCTGGCAACAATTCAGTATCGCCCGGTTCCTCGACTTTTACTTTATGCATCATCTGACGCACCATAACTTCAATATGCTTGTCATTGATCTCAACACCCTGGGACTTATACACTTTCTGTACTTCATAGACCAGATAGCGTTGGGTCTCTTTCAAGCCACGGACTCGCAAAATATCGTGAGGATTCACAGCGCCTTCTGTCAAACGATCGCCTGCTTCGACTAACTGCCCGTCTTTAACCAGTAGTCTGGCGCCGTACGGCACTTGATATGCCCGTTCTTCACCCAATTCCGGCGTGATAGTTACCCGTCGCATTCCTTTGCTTTCGCGAACCTCAGCCTTGCCGTCAGTCTCACTGATAATTGCCGGACGCTTGGGTTTACGCGCCTCAAACAATTCTTCAACACGGGGCAAGCCTTGTGTAATATCATCACCAGCAACGCCGCCAGTATGGAAAGTACGCATGGTCAGCTGAGTCCCTGGTTCACCGATCGACTGTGCTGCGATAATGCCGACCGCTTCACCGACATCAACATTTTTTCCTGTAGCCAGATTACGGCCATAACATTTCCGGCAAACGCCAAATTGTGAACGGCAGGTAAGAACAGAGCGAATGGTCATTTTTTTGCGAACCTTAACGATTTTTGTAGCGATTGTCTCGTCAATTTCTTCGTTAAGGCCAATGATCAATTCACCGGTTTCTTCATCAACGACATCTTCAGCCGCGAT
Above is a genomic segment from Anaerosporomusa subterranea containing:
- the rpsG gene encoding 30S ribosomal protein S7 — its product is MPRKGGVPKRDVLPDPVYSSKLVTRFVNKIMMDGKKGIAENIVYDAFDIIRAKTGKDPLELFELALKNVMPVLEVRARRVGGANYQVPVEVRPDRRLSLGIRWVVGYSRKRGEKTMHERLAAELMDAANNTGASIKKKEDTHKMAEANKAFAHYRW
- the rpsL gene encoding 30S ribosomal protein S12 produces the protein MPTINQLVRKGREELEKKSTAPALKECPQKRGVCTRVYTTTPKKPNSALRKVARIRLTNAIEVTAYIPGIGHNLQEHSVVLIRGGRVKDLPGVRYHIIRGALDTAGVQKRNQSRSKYGAKRAKKK
- the fusA gene encoding elongation factor G, with the protein product MARKFPLEKTRNIGIMAHIDAGKTTTTERILFYTGKTHKIGEVHDGAATMDWMVQEQERGITITSAATTCQWDGHRVNIIDTPGHVDFTVEVERSLRVLDGSVAVFCAKGGVEPQSETVWRQADKYNVPRMAYVNKMDITGADFYRVVDMMKSRLGANAVPIQLPIGSEDTFKGSVDLITMKSRVYVDDKGTAVEAEIPEDLQEQAEIYRLQLLDAVAESDDALMMKYLEGEELTVEEIKQGIRKATIACKMTPVICGSSYKNKGVQALLDAVIAYMPAPTDIGAINGVDPDTNEPDHRDPSDELPFSALAFKIMADPYVGKLAFFRVYSGTLASGSYVYNSTKGKRERIGRILQMHANHREEIEIVYTGDIAAAVGLKDTTTGDTLCDEKNAIILESMVFPDPVISIAVEPKTKADQEKMGTALGRLAEEDPTFRMYTDAETGQTIIQGMGELHLEIIVDRMLREFKVDCSVGKPQVAYRETIRKTVKAEGKFVRQSGGRGQYGHCWLELIPQAPGEGFVFENKTVGGSIPREYINPVEAGVKEAMENGVMAGFPMVDIKVVVYDGSYHDVDSSEMAFKIAGSMGFKAGAQKANPALLEPYMKVEVQVPEEYLGDVIGDLNSRRGRIEGMEPRSGVQSIRSFVPLSEMFGYSTDLRSKTQGRGNYSMEFDHYEEVPKSIADTIIAKMKGSSQD
- a CDS encoding ribosomal L7Ae/L30e/S12e/Gadd45 family protein is translated as MSIADLKNAKKVVGAKQTVKAVEKGLAAIVYLANDADQRLLLPVTEVCIREKIAVDNSLSMLELGKACGIEVGAAAVACLK